GCCGCCACAGATTTGACCGCTTTAATGAACTTCTTTGTTTCTAAGCTTTTCAAAATCTTGTTCAACTGAGTGGGCATTAGATTGGATTTAAATCTTATGTCACGAATCCAGATCCCCTTGTTCCCCGCCTCTTCGATTATCGAGTACACAATTTTCTCCTCGTTATCCGCACCTTTAGCTATCTTTGCTTTGGCGGGATCTTTCAAGCGATACAACAAGGTACCCCCTTGCTTGAATAAATCAAAGTGACCCTgcgataaaagtttatttataatttgagCCCTTTGAGCGGGCTGTAGATCCGGCATTTCGGCTGTTAAATCCTTGTCGGATATACCTTTAGGCCTGGACTGTGCTACTGCAATAATCCTGAAATTTTAAGTAACATTCGTAAGTATTGAATAAACTTTATTGTTCATTATGTAACGAAATACTTGTATTTTAATTGACTCGTACTATGCGCAAGTAGTGATAAACATAACCTATGGGACGCGTACACAACGTACGCGAgaaacttttaataaaaaagaaatatttacttctgCTCAATAATTTCGAGTAAATTGCTGTCTGCTGTATTTCCATCTTGCTCCTTCGAAGTATTGGCCTCCGTttccattgaattttttaaacgtcAGAAACGATGTCTGCCCAATTGCTTCTTAATCTTTTCTAGGTTATGTGCTTCACAGTTTTCTTTACCGTTCGCAAATAGAAATaagtaatttctaaaatatcctTGAATATTATATCAGTTCAAGGAACCGTTGAATAATATGGATGATTTAAAGAATTCGTCGGAAACTGAAGATTCTTTGGATATTGCTGCTAAGAGTTGGAATCGAATTATAAATGCTGCGAAGACGGTACTGTTTGCGTACAATTAATGTTAACAATCTGTGCTGTCATTGAAGCTTATTAAAATGTAATATTCTTTCgccagaatttaaatattttataatttcccCTAGAGCGGTTACAGAGAAGGAGTGGAGAATGGATCCAATGATGTCTTCCAAGAAGGTTTTGATAAAGGATACGAAGAAGGTTTCAAGACTGCTTTCATTCTAGGAAAGTTCAAAAGTTTAATAAATGCTATGCCACAGGATACTGAACATCCGCAACACATTCGTGAAGTCCTCGATAAAACTAGAAGAGGTGCATGTTACATATGTGTAACGGAATCTCAGAATACGGACGAAAACATACAGAAGCCACTGTCGCAAATTGTTAACGAGCAAAGAGCACATTCCATGGAACACATTCAAGCTCTGCGTCAGTATTTTCAATCTTATGTAAACGAGTTAAACATTGACCAATCGAATGTATTAGAAATACAAAGTTTAAAAGATTAGTAGTTCAGTAACGAGAACATAATGTTTTGTATGTTTTTATTAGCGCTTTTACGCTCAACctgtaaataaagaatattttaaccgtagtatctttataaatataatcCTTCGGGAGAACCCTCTTTTTTCCGATAGAGAACACTTTCTTTAGACTTTTTGAAATCGTCGCTGGTAACTTTCATACGGCGTTCGCGCAATGCCATAAGACCAGCTTCGGTGCATATAGCCTGCCAAGGAGAAATCTCAGTTAGTATCTAATAAAAACTTCTTCCGATTATGTTTTACCTTTATATCTGCACCCGAAAGATCATCCTTAGCCATTATCAATTCTGCCAGATTTACGTCAGGTGCTAACGTCATCCTGCTGGTGTGAATGCTGAAAATTCTTCTTTTTGTTTTCTCGTCGGGTAATGGAAATTCTATTTTTCTGTCGATGCGACCTGGTCTGATCAATGCCGGATCTAAAGTTTCAATTCTATTCGTGGCCATTACGACTTTAACATCTCCTCGACTGTCGAAACCTAAATGGATAGAAACGATATTTAATCATTTAAAATCTCTATCTTCGCGATAGAACTTCGAATGTTTCTCGTACCATCCAGCTGATTGAGAAGCTCTAACATAGTTCTTTGAATTTCACGTTCTCCGCCGCTGTTACTGTCATACCGCTTTGTACCTACAGCATCTATTTCGTCTATGAATACAATCGACGGAGCGTGTTCTTCGGCAACTCTGAATAACTCTCTCACGAGCTTCGGACCATCGCCTAGATATTTCTGTATAAGTTCGGAACCGACGACTCTCAGGAAGGTTGCGGAGGTCTGATTCGCCACAGCTTTCGCCAGTAACGTTTTCCCAGTTCCTGGTGGACCGTACAGTATAACTCCCTTCGGTGGTTTAATACccatttcttcgtaatattctGGATGCGTTAAAGGCAATTCTACGGACTCCTTAATTTCCTGGATCTGTGTGTCGAGCCCTGAAGAATGAGGAACGTTAAGCCTGTTACTATGAAATAAACATACAAGTACTGCATATGTGGACACGTACCACCGATATCGGCGTAGGTTTCTTGCGGAGCTTTCTCTAATTTCATGACTGTAACCATAGGATCCGTGTCGTCGCCCAAAACTCCAACGACAGCATGAACTTTATGATTTAATAGGACAGAACAACCAGGTTCCAACTGGTCTTTATCCACAAATGATAAAATCGACACATAATGTTCGGAACCGACGGAGGTAGAAACTATAGCGTGATTATCATCGATTATTTCTTCTAATGTCCCGACGGACATT
This region of Andrena cerasifolii isolate SP2316 chromosome 4, iyAndCera1_principal, whole genome shotgun sequence genomic DNA includes:
- the LOC143368453 gene encoding uncharacterized protein LOC143368453, whose protein sequence is MDDLKNSSETEDSLDIAAKSWNRIINAAKTSGYREGVENGSNDVFQEGFDKGYEEGFKTAFILGKFKSLINAMPQDTEHPQHIREVLDKTRRGACYICVTESQNTDENIQKPLSQIVNEQRAHSMEHIQALRQYFQSYVNELNIDQSNVLEIQSLKD
- the Rpt2 gene encoding 26S proteasome regulatory subunit Rpt2; the encoded protein is MGQNQSGTGGTGGDKKDDKDKKKKYEPPIPTRVGKKKRRTKGPDAALKLPQVTPHTRCRLKLLKLERIKDYLLMEEEFIRNQERLKPQEEKNEEERSKVDDLRGTPMSVGTLEEIIDDNHAIVSTSVGSEHYVSILSFVDKDQLEPGCSVLLNHKVHAVVGVLGDDTDPMVTVMKLEKAPQETYADIGGLDTQIQEIKESVELPLTHPEYYEEMGIKPPKGVILYGPPGTGKTLLAKAVANQTSATFLRVVGSELIQKYLGDGPKLVRELFRVAEEHAPSIVFIDEIDAVGTKRYDSNSGGEREIQRTMLELLNQLDGFDSRGDVKVVMATNRIETLDPALIRPGRIDRKIEFPLPDEKTKRRIFSIHTSRMTLAPDVNLAELIMAKDDLSGADIKAICTEAGLMALRERRMKVTSDDFKKSKESVLYRKKEGSPEGLYL